A window of the Gossypium arboreum isolate Shixiya-1 chromosome 2, ASM2569848v2, whole genome shotgun sequence genome harbors these coding sequences:
- the LOC108467348 gene encoding caffeoylshikimate esterase: MAGEAAAAANFWGDMPEEDYYRSQGVRNTKSYFDTPNGKLFTQSFLPLDKKVKASVYMTHGYGSDTGWLFQKICINFSNWGYAVFAADLLGHGRSEGLRCYLGDMEKVAATSLSFFKHVRNSDEYKNLPAFLFGESMGGAATMLMYFQSDPETWTGLIFSAPLFVMPENMKPSKVRLFVYGLLFGLADTWATMPDNKMVGKAIKDPEKLKIIASNPRRYTGPPRVGTMRELARVCQYIQDNFSKVRAPFLTVHGTSDGVTCPTSSKLLYEKASSVDKTLKLYDGMYHSLIQGEPDENADLVLKDMREWIDERVERYGSK; this comes from the exons ATGGCAGGCGAAGCAGCTGCGGCGGCGAATTTCTGGGGTGATATGCCGGAGGAAGACTATTACAGGTCGCAGGGTGTACGCAACACCAAGTCTTACTTCGACACTCCCAACGGAAAGCTCTTCACCCAGAGCTTCTTACCCTTGGATAAAAAAGTGAAGGCCTCCGTCTACATGACCCACGGCTATGGATCCGACACTGGTTGGCTCTTCCAGAAGATCTGCATCAACTTTTCCAATTGGGGTTATGCTGTTTTCGCCGCTGATCTTCTCGGCCATGGCAGATCCGAGGGTCTCCGCTGCTACTTAG GTGACATGGAGAAAGTTGCTGCAACATCCTTATCATTCTTCAAGCACGTCCGGAACAGCGATGAATACAAAAACTTACCCGCATTCCTGTTTGGTGAATCCATGGGAGGAGCAGCAACAATGCTCATGTACTTTCAATCCGACCCTGAAACTTGGACCGGTCTAATTTTCTCGGCGCCGCTCTTTGTGATGCCTGAGAACATGAAGCCGAGTAAGGTGCGGTTGTTCGTGTACGGTCTGCTCTTCGGATTAGCTGATACATGGGCAACTATGCCGGATAACAAGATGGTTGGGAAAGCAATCAAAGACCCAGAAAAGCTTAAGATCATAGCATCAAATCCAAGAAGATACACTGGACCACCAAGGGTTGGAACCATGAGGGAGCTGGCTAGGGTTTGTCAGTACATTCAAGACAATTTCTCAAAGGTAAGGGCACCATTTTTGACAGTTCATGGGACAAGTGATGGTGTCACTTGCCCAACATCATCTAAATTGTTGTATGAGAAGGCATCAAGTGTGGACAAAACCTTGAAACTGTATGATGGGATGTATCATTCCTTGATTCAAGGGGAGCCTGATGAGAATGCTGATCTTGTTTTGAAGGATATGAGAGAGTGGATTGATGAAAGGGTTGAGAGGTATGGGTCTAAATAA